In Hyla sarda isolate aHylSar1 chromosome 9, aHylSar1.hap1, whole genome shotgun sequence, the following proteins share a genomic window:
- the RPL35 gene encoding 60S ribosomal protein L35 — MAKIKARDLRGKKKEELLKQLDDLKVELSQLRVAKVTGGAASKLSKIRVVRKSIARVLTVINQTQKENLRKFYKGKKYKPLDLRPKKTRALRRRLNKHEESLRTRKQQRRERLYAVRKFAVKA, encoded by the exons ATG GCAAAAATCAAGGCCCGAGACCTGCGTGGTAAGAAGAAGGAAGAGCTTCTGAAGCAGCTGGATGACCTCAAAGTAGAACTTTCACAGCTAAGAGTAGCAAAGGTGACAGGAGGTGCTGCTTCTAAGCTGTCAAAGAT CCGTGTAGTCCGCAAGTCTATTGCCAGAGTGCTGACTGTGATCAATCAGACCCAAAAAGAAAACTTAAGGAAGTTCTACAAA GGTAAGAAGTACAAGCCTTTGGATCTGAGGCCAAAGAAGACCAGGGCCCTGAGGCGCAGGCTGAACAAGCACGAGGAGTCTCTGAGGACTAGGAAGCAACAGAGACGAGAACGTCTGTACGCGGTGCGCAAGTTTGCTGTCAAGGCATAA